The region ACACAGCAGGTGTAATCTGTGAAAGTACAGTCTGATGTTAACATAGGGCTAGTGGGTCATGTCGATCATGGTAAAACAACTCTTACCAAAGCATTATCAGGTATCTGGACAGATACTCACAGCGAAGAAACAAAAAGAGGCATATCTATTCGTTTAGGTTATGCTGATATTGAATTTAGAAAATGTAACAAGTGTGGTGAACCTTTATGTTATACCACAGCAATAACTTGTGAACATTGTGGAGAAGAAACTGAATTTTTAAGAAAAGTATCTTTTGTTGATGCTCCTGGACATGAAACTCTTATGGCTACTATGTTATCTGGTGCTGCAATAATGGATGGTGCAGTTCTTGTAATAGCTGCTAATGAATACTGTCCTCAACCTCAAACTAAAGAACATTTAATGGCTCTTGATGTTATTGGAGTAACTGATGTTATTGTTGTTCAAAATAAAATAGATATAGTTTCTAAAGAAAGAGCTATTGAGAGTTATAATGAGATTCAAGAGTTTGTAAAAGGTACTTGTGCAGAAGGTGCACCAATTATCCCTGTTTCAGCTCAACAAGGAGCTAATATTGATATATTGATTGATGCTATTGATAAAAAAATTAAAACTCCAATTAGGGATCCAAATAAACCTTCTAGAATGCATGTTGCTAGGTCTTTTGATATTAATAAACCTGGTTCTCATCCTAATGATATTAAAGGAGGAGTTATCGGTGGAACTTTGATTCAAGGTACATTAAAAGAAGGTCAAGATATTGAAATCCGTCCTGGTATTGAAAATAAAAGAGGTGGAAAAAATGCTTGGATCTCTTTAAAATCGAAAATAATTGGATTAAATGCTGGTGGAGAAGATGTTGATGAAGTTGGACCTGGAGGACTTATAGGTGTAGCTACTAAATTAGATCCTTCACTTACAAAAGCAGATTCTCTTTCTGGTTCTGTAGCTGGAGAAATTGGAACTCTTCCAGATGTTTTACATAGTTTTGAAATGGAAACTCATCTTTTAGATCGTGTTGTTGGTACTAAAGAAGAAAGAGATGTAGCTCCAATTATAATTAAAGAGCCTTTAATGATAAATTGTGGTACAACTACTACAATTGGTGTTGTAACAAAAGTTAAAGGTAATGTCCAAGTAACTTTAAAATTACCTGTTTGTGCTGACAAAGGGGATAGAGTAGCTTTGAGTCGTAGAGTTGGAGCTCGTTGGAGATTGATTGGTTATGGAATTATCCAATGATAATTTTAAAGATTGTTGTGAAAAAGAGATCATAATAGATACAAATTTTTTATGATTCCCTTTCAGTTCAATGTTGATATAATAGATGAACTTGAAAAAGCTTTTCCTTCTTATAAATTAGCTACTACAAAATTTATAATAAATGAGTTGGTTGGTTTAAAGAAAAATTTAAAAGGCAAAAATAGGGTTGCAGCAGGAATTGGTCTTAAAATAGCTAAATCTGGAGTTGTTGAGATAAAAGATGTTTCTCTAAATAAAGATGAATCTGTTGATGATGCTTTAATTAGAATTTCAAAAGTTTTAGCAACAAATGATATTGAACTAAAAAAAAGAGCAAGAAAAAAAGGTATACCTGTTGTTTATTTGCGTCAAAAGAAATATGTTGTCTTTGATGGATATTTGGAATAGTAATATTAAATAATTATTATTAATCCTTCTAAATATTTAAAATACAAATTTAATAATTTTATTAAACTTTATTAAAATTTTATTAAAGGTTTATTAAAGTTTTATTTAATTATTAATTTTATTAAATTATTATAATAAAATTATTATAATAATATAGAATAATATTATAATATAAAATAATATTATAATGTAGAATAATATTATAATGATGTATAATAATCAAATATCAATAATGGTGGAAATATGAATTTATGGACTGAATTAAATCCCGGATCTGAATTTCCTGAAGTAATAAATGCAGTAATCGAAATTCCTAAAGGATCAAGAAACAAGTATGAATATGATAAAGATATGGAAGCTTTTGCTTTAGACAGAGTTTTGTACTCTTCAGTAGTTTATCCTGCTGATTATGGGTTTATTCCTCAAACTGTTTATGATGATGGGGATCCTATGGATATTATGGTATTAATGGAACAACCAACTTTTCCAGGTTGTGTTATTGCTTCAAAACCAATTGGAATAATGGGGATGATTGATGGTGGAGATAAAGATTATAAAATCTTAGCTGTTCCTGTGGATGATCCTAAATTCAAAGATATTAATGATATATCTGATGTTCCATCACATATCTTAGATGAGATTGCAGAGTTCTTTAAAACTTATAAAAATCTTGAAGGTAAAGAAGTGGAAGTCCTTAATTGGGATAATGCTGAAATGGCTAAAAAAGAAGCTATTAGGTCTATTGACTTGTATAAAGAGAAATATTAGAATAATATCATATATTAGCATTATATAATCTCATTATTATATAATCTTAAATTCATTCAAAATATTAAATAATGTTTATCAATAAATTAATTATGAGGGATTTAATTGTACTATTTAACAAAAATTGAGGATACTGTGAGAATTCCTCCTTATAAGTTTGAGGATCCTCTAGAAGAAGTAGCTATTGAAACTCTTAATGAAACTTATAACGGCAGACTTGATAAAAAATTAGGCTTGCTTGTTAGTGTTAACAATATAGAGGTCATTGGTGAAGGTAAAGTAATAATGGGTGATGGTGCTGCTTATCATGAAGTAGTTTTCAATGCAGTGTTCTTCAAACCTGAATTATATGAAATAATTAATGGTGAAGTAATTGAGATAGCTGAATTTGGAGCTTTTATTCGTATTGGTCCAATGGATGGTTTAGTTCATGTTTCTCAAGTCACCGACGATTATATTAATTATGATTCTAAAAGAGGAGCATTACTTGCTAAAGAATCTAAAAAAACTCTTGAAGAAGGAAACTTTGTCAGAGCTAGAATTGTTGCTGTTAGTTTAAAAGGTAAATCCACTAAAGAAACTAGAATTGGGCTTACTATGAGACAGCCTAACTTAGGAAGGTTTGAGTGGATTGAAGATGAGAAAAATAAAAGTAAAAAATAATACATAAAAGTATTATTTGTTTTAATTATCAGGAAGTAGTATAAATGAGTATTAAAGCTTGTACTTCATGTAAAAGAATATCTACTAGAGAACGTTGTCCAGTTTGTAATAATCCTACTTCAACTAATTGGAGTGGTCTTTTAATAATCGTAGATCCAGAAAATTCTGATATAGCTAAAGAATTAAATATTGAATTACCTGGGGAATATGCTCTAAGAGTAAGATGATTTGATTATAATATTGATTAATTATTTATAAAACTAAAAATTTAAAAATTTCACACGAGATTTAAGAGGGTATAATAGTGTTAATATTAGATGAAACTGATAGAAATGAGTTTAAAAGGCCATTAGGTAAATTATATCCTTTCTTTGAAGATGCTTTACCTGAAATTATTTCATCTAAATTTTTAATATCTGTTGGAGATGAGACTACTAATAATCTTCACAGTAAAAATATTTATCCAAATATTAGTATAATTGATAATTTAATTCAAAGAAAAATTCATAATAATAAAATAATTCATAATAATGAATTTAATAATACTGAAAATGTTTTATTTACAAAAAATCCTCCAGGAACTATTACTGATGAACTATGGGAAACCATAGATCTAGCTATTAAAAAAGCAACAAATAATGATTTAAAGCAGCTAATTGTTGTAGAAGGGGAAGAAGATCTTGCAGTTCTTCCATGTATTGTTATGGCTCCTGATAATGCAGTTATTTTATATGGGCAACCTAATGAAGGATTAGTATTTTTAAATGTTTTTGAAGTAAAAAAAAGAGCTAATGAACTACTTAAATTGTTCAAAAAAGTAGATAATTGAAATTATTAAAAATAAAGTTTTATTAAGTTAAAGAGGCTTAAAAATGGAAATTGACATTTTAAATAAGAAAGAAAATAAAGTATTAGATAGAACTGAGGTTAAATTTGATTGTATTTACTCTGGTGAGGCTACACCTAAATTATTAGATGTTAAAAGTAAGTTAGTAGCTTTATTAGATTCTAATAGAGATTTAATTGTGGTTGATTCACTTCAACCTCACTATGGTCAAACTAAAGCTTCTGGCTATGCAAAGATTTATGGTTCAATTGAAAGTTTGGAAAATATTGAAACTGAACATGTATTAGCTAAAAATAAAGAAGCTGAAGTTGTTGAAAATGATGAATCTGAAGAATCAGAATAAAATTCTGAATCTGAAGAATAATTGTATATTAATATAATAATAGTCTGGAGGGACTAAATTATGAAAAAATCTACACTTTACGAAGTTGATGGTGATAAATTAAAAAGGAAAAATCCTTTTTGTCCTCGTTGTTCTGGTGGTGTATTTATGGCTGATCATGGTGATAGATATGCTTGTGGAAAATGTGGATACACTGAGATTAAAAGTAAAGAATAATCCTTATTTTTAATTTTTATACTTTTTTTAAGTTATTGTTTTTAATCATTTTTTTTAATTTTTTAATTTTTATATTTTTTCTATTTTTTTATATTTATTTTATAATTAGTCATGTTTGTGTTTTATACTTTTTTTCATTTATAGTTATATCATCAAAAGTTTGTTACAGGTGATTTAATTTTTGGATAATATTTAATATTCATAATTTTTCTTTAAATTTAAATTAGAGTATTTTTAGAAGTTTTTATAAAATTATGAAGATTAATCATTTGTTATATTTTTTTTAGTAATTTATTATAATTTCTTATTTTTATATTTCTTATTTTTATTTTATTTCTTTTAATTATTTTTAATATTCCTTTAATTTTAATTTAAAGGCGTGAGAGGGGGGGGGGGGATAGCTATTGTTTTTTTATTTGTTTTTGGGTAGGAAGTTTTTTATAGTAGTTTTTTTATATTATATTATTGTAGCGTAGTGAGTGTTCTCATTGTGCTAGTATTTTTTATATATACTGATTGATTGGATCAGGAGGTGAAAAACGAAAATGTTTACAATAAATAGACTTTTTAAGCCAATTATTTTTGTTATATGTGTTTTATTTATCTTTTTAGCTTTATCTAGTGTTAGTGCAGCTAATCATAATTTTACTACAGCTAATAATACTGAACAGTTTCAAAGTGTTATTAATAATGATAATGATAATGATTTGGTGATTAGTTTTGATGATGGTGATTATGTTGATTGGGGTCAGCTTAATATTAGTCGTAATGCTACTATTGTTGGTAAAAATCGTGGTGGTGCTAAATTCACAACATCTAGTGTTGATACTTTGTTTAATATTAATGCTACTAATGTAAAGATTATTAATTTAACTATTAGTGGTTATGCTACAGCTATAAAATCTAATTGTAGTGATTTGACTGTTAGTGATAATAATATTACTACTTCTGGTGTTAGTATTAATTTAAGTAGTAGTGGTAGTGCTAATCCTATAACAGGTGTTGTTATTAAGGATAATATTATTAAATCCAGTATATCTGCTGATTATCGTGGTGCTGTTTCTTTATTCGGTAAATCTGCTGATAAGACTGTTTTTGATGTTTTATTTAGTGGTAATAATATAACTGGTGTTTATTCTGGTGTATACTTAGGTAATGGTAGTTATAATAGTCCTGTTTCGTCTGCTAATTTGGTTTTTGAAAACAACAACATCGCAGGAACATCCGTCCTTGGTGTTTATCTGTGTGCATACAGCAGCAACAACATCAATATATCCTTTGCCAATAACAACATCACAGGAATATCCGGCCCTGGTGTTTATCTGGGTGTATACAGCAGCAACAACACCAATATAACCTTCGTCAATAACAACATCACAGGAACATCCAGCCTTGGTGTTTCTCTGTCTGCATACAGCAACAACAACACCAATATAACCTTCGCCAACAACAACATCACAGGAACATCACGTGGTGTTTATCTGGATGCATACAGCAGCAACAATACCAATTATATCCTTTGCCAATAACAACATCACAGGAATATCCGGCCCTGGTGTTGCTCTGGATGCATACAGCAGTAACAACGCCAATATATCCTTCGTCAATAACAACATCACAGGAACATACTCTGGTGTTTATCTGTATGCATACAGCAGCAACAACACTAATATAACCTTCGCTAACAACGATATTACTGGTGTTAGTTATGGTGTTTATGTTTATTTGTATAATGGTAATATTAAGGGTGTTAATTTCTTGAATAATACTATTAATGCTACTAATGGTGATGGTTTTTATTTCTATACTAGTGGTGGTGTTACTAATGTGACTGATTTTATTATTCGTGGTAATACTATTTTTGCTACTAATGCTGGTTTGAATTTTACTGGCTTAAGTGTTGGTTCATTGGTTAATGTTACTGTTGAGTATAATCGTATTATTGCTTCTGTTGGTGTTAATATTACTGGGCATAATGATAATAGTAGTTTTGATCGTAATTGGTGGGGTGTTAATGATATTACTGGTAAAATTTTGGGTATTGATACTCTTAATCATTTTATTTTGAATATTACTAATACTTCTAGTTTGGATGGTGTTCATTTTGGTGATAATGTTAGTTTTATGTTGTTAGTTTTGAATACTACGCTTAGTAATGATGGTGTTGAATTTTTACCTGATTTTGTTGTTAATGGAACTTTTAATGGTGATGATTTTAATAGTAGTCGTGTTGATGGTTTTGTTTATAATGCAACAGCTACAGCTGGTGTTCAAACTTTAGCTGCTACTTTAGATAATGTAGATGATAATGTAGCTTTTGATTCCCTCCAATTAACTACTAATTCTAGTATAATTGTTAGTAATGATTCAGTGAGTATTGGCAATAATGTTACTATTTCTGGTCAGTTGGATAATTTTACTGGTATAGCTGGTGTTAATGTTACTGTTGATGGTAATCTTTATACAGATGTTTCTGTTAATGGTACTGGTGGTTGGAATTTTAATTACACAACTAAAAAGACAGGTAATATAACAGTTATTGTTAGTTTTAGTGGTAATGAGAATTATACTGCTTTTAGTAATAGTACTAGTTTTGAAGTTGAAAGGAATAGTACTAATTCTAGTATTATTGTAGCTAGTGTTCAAATTGGTACTAATGCTAATATTACTGGTGAGCTTGAGGGTTATGTTGGTAATGGCTCTGACACTTTGACTGTTAGTGTTGATGGTAATGTTTATGATGATGTTATTATTAATTCTACTGGTGGTTGGAGTCTTAATTATACAACTAATCGTACTGGAACTATAAATGTTAGTGTTATTTATGCTGGTAATGAGAATTATACTGGTTTTACTAATGCAAGTAGTTTTACTGTGAATTTGAATGATACTAATTCTAGTATTGTTGTTAATCCTGAAACTGTAAATATTGGTGATAATGTTAATATTTCTGGTCAGTTTGTTGGTTATGTTGGTAATGGCTCTGACATTTTAAGTGTTAGTGTTGATGGTAATGTTTATAATAATGTTATTATTAATTCTACTGGTGGTTGGAGTCTTAATTACACAACTAATCGTACAGGAAACATAACTATTATTGTTAGCTATGTTGGTAATGAGAATTATACTAGTTTTACTAATGCGACTAACTTTTCAGTGGCTAAGAATGGTGTTAATTCTTCTATTAATATTCCTAGTAATATTAAGGTTGAAGATTCTATAATAATTGATGGTGTTTTAGCTGATGAAAATGGTAATCCAATAGCTAATACTACTATTACTGTTATTATTGATGGTGAAAACTTTAATGTAACAACTGCTGATAATGGTAGTTGGAATATTAATTACACTCCAACTCATGCAGGTGAATTTACTATTAATGTTACTTGGGAAGGTAATGAGAATTACACTAGTTTTAACAATAATACTAACTTTACTGTTAATAAGTTAGCTACATATTCTAGTATTGATCTTTCAGGTGATTTTAGAGTAGGGAAAACTACTGTTATAAGTGGTGTTCTTCTCGATGAGGAAGGTAATAAAATAGCTGATAGTGAATTAGAAATCACTATTGATGGTAAAAAACATTTAGTGAAAACTAATTCCAATGGTTACTGGTATTTAACTTATAAACCCAAAAGCACTGGAAAAA is a window of Methanobrevibacter arboriphilus JCM 13429 = DSM 1125 DNA encoding:
- a CDS encoding translation initiation factor IF-2 subunit gamma, with protein sequence MKVQSDVNIGLVGHVDHGKTTLTKALSGIWTDTHSEETKRGISIRLGYADIEFRKCNKCGEPLCYTTAITCEHCGEETEFLRKVSFVDAPGHETLMATMLSGAAIMDGAVLVIAANEYCPQPQTKEHLMALDVIGVTDVIVVQNKIDIVSKERAIESYNEIQEFVKGTCAEGAPIIPVSAQQGANIDILIDAIDKKIKTPIRDPNKPSRMHVARSFDINKPGSHPNDIKGGVIGGTLIQGTLKEGQDIEIRPGIENKRGGKNAWISLKSKIIGLNAGGEDVDEVGPGGLIGVATKLDPSLTKADSLSGSVAGEIGTLPDVLHSFEMETHLLDRVVGTKEERDVAPIIIKEPLMINCGTTTTIGVVTKVKGNVQVTLKLPVCADKGDRVALSRRVGARWRLIGYGIIQ
- a CDS encoding type II toxin-antitoxin system VapC family toxin, with translation MIPFQFNVDIIDELEKAFPSYKLATTKFIINELVGLKKNLKGKNRVAAGIGLKIAKSGVVEIKDVSLNKDESVDDALIRISKVLATNDIELKKRARKKGIPVVYLRQKKYVVFDGYLE
- a CDS encoding inorganic diphosphatase; this translates as MNLWTELNPGSEFPEVINAVIEIPKGSRNKYEYDKDMEAFALDRVLYSSVVYPADYGFIPQTVYDDGDPMDIMVLMEQPTFPGCVIASKPIGIMGMIDGGDKDYKILAVPVDDPKFKDINDISDVPSHILDEIAEFFKTYKNLEGKEVEVLNWDNAEMAKKEAIRSIDLYKEKY
- a CDS encoding DNA-directed RNA polymerase, whose amino-acid sequence is MYYLTKIEDTVRIPPYKFEDPLEEVAIETLNETYNGRLDKKLGLLVSVNNIEVIGEGKVIMGDGAAYHEVVFNAVFFKPELYEIINGEVIEIAEFGAFIRIGPMDGLVHVSQVTDDYINYDSKRGALLAKESKKTLEEGNFVRARIVAVSLKGKSTKETRIGLTMRQPNLGRFEWIEDEKNKSKK
- the spt4 gene encoding transcription elongation factor subunit Spt4, with the translated sequence MKACTSCKRISTRERCPVCNNPTSTNWSGLLIIVDPENSDIAKELNIELPGEYALRVR
- a CDS encoding GTP-dependent dephospho-CoA kinase family protein, coding for MIVLILDETDRNEFKRPLGKLYPFFEDALPEIISSKFLISVGDETTNNLHSKNIYPNISIIDNLIQRKIHNNKIIHNNEFNNTENVLFTKNPPGTITDELWETIDLAIKKATNNDLKQLIVVEGEEDLAVLPCIVMAPDNAVILYGQPNEGLVFLNVFEVKKRANELLKLFKKVDN
- a CDS encoding 30S ribosomal protein S24e, with amino-acid sequence MEIDILNKKENKVLDRTEVKFDCIYSGEATPKLLDVKSKLVALLDSNRDLIVVDSLQPHYGQTKASGYAKIYGSIESLENIETEHVLAKNKEAEVVENDESEESE
- a CDS encoding 30S ribosomal protein S27ae, translating into MKKSTLYEVDGDKLKRKNPFCPRCSGGVFMADHGDRYACGKCGYTEIKSKE
- a CDS encoding right-handed parallel beta-helix repeat-containing protein, giving the protein MFTINRLFKPIIFVICVLFIFLALSSVSAANHNFTTANNTEQFQSVINNDNDNDLVISFDDGDYVDWGQLNISRNATIVGKNRGGAKFTTSSVDTLFNINATNVKIINLTISGYATAIKSNCSDLTVSDNNITTSGVSINLSSSGSANPITGVVIKDNIIKSSISADYRGAVSLFGKSADKTVFDVLFSGNNITGVYSGVYLGNGSYNSPVSSANLVFENNNIAGTSVLGVYLCAYSSNNINISFANNNITGISGPGVYLGVYSSNNTNITFVNNNITGTSSLGVSLSAYSNNNTNITFANNNITGTSRGVYLDAYSSNNTNYILCQ
- a CDS encoding beta strand repeat-containing protein; protein product: MHTAATIPIISFANNNITGISGPGVALDAYSSNNANISFVNNNITGTYSGVYLYAYSSNNTNITFANNDITGVSYGVYVYLYNGNIKGVNFLNNTINATNGDGFYFYTSGGVTNVTDFIIRGNTIFATNAGLNFTGLSVGSLVNVTVEYNRIIASVGVNITGHNDNSSFDRNWWGVNDITGKILGIDTLNHFILNITNTSSLDGVHFGDNVSFMLLVLNTTLSNDGVEFLPDFVVNGTFNGDDFNSSRVDGFVYNATATAGVQTLAATLDNVDDNVAFDSLQLTTNSSIIVSNDSVSIGNNVTISGQLDNFTGIAGVNVTVDGNLYTDVSVNGTGGWNFNYTTKKTGNITVIVSFSGNENYTAFSNSTSFEVERNSTNSSIIVASVQIGTNANITGELEGYVGNGSDTLTVSVDGNVYDDVIINSTGGWSLNYTTNRTGTINVSVIYAGNENYTGFTNASSFTVNLNDTNSSIVVNPETVNIGDNVNISGQFVGYVGNGSDILSVSVDGNVYNNVIINSTGGWSLNYTTNRTGNITIIVSYVGNENYTSFTNATNFSVAKNGVNSSINIPSNIKVEDSIIIDGVLADENGNPIANTTITVIIDGENFNVTTADNGSWNINYTPTHAGEFTINVTWEGNENYTSFNNNTNFTVNKLATYSSIDLSGDFRVGKTTVISGVLLDEEGNKIADSELEITIDGKKHLVKTNSNGYWYLTYKPKSTGKTTVVLNFNGDIKYLGFTNSTSFDVKKGESFVNVTVNENKDGSVDLIVKVVDEDGDIIPDYKVDVELDGKYIGSVITDSDGVGIFHIPNSKLKTGKHKITALSDNENYFSNLAFAEFETKNNNNTNNTNNTNNTNNTNNTNNTNGNGNKTSDNPVAIATMKKTGIPIIAIILVLISIFGISLRRKQ